In the genome of Gadus morhua chromosome 12, gadMor3.0, whole genome shotgun sequence, one region contains:
- the lpxn gene encoding leupaxin — protein MDLDELDLLLEQLAVNSSFAETAPLNASSSSHGEIAGAGVDMGPPSVLEKSRKPCASNVYSFLPSPVVAAPSHASADKELDSILQELNSLGQGVLSSPHSNPPPLSKKKSLKGEVTSGRQENKAAASPAAGSDRKASTSNQKVDAIDDLLGGLSSDLEKIGVRTVAKGNCASCGKSILGKIIQALGEVWHPEHFVCMSCNKELGTQGFFERDGQAYCEKDYHRLFSPRCGYCKGPIMENILTALDQSWHPEHFFCTHCGNLFGTEGFLEKDGKPYCNRDFYLLFAPKCSGCSEPVKENYLNAANGTWHPECFVCADCLKPFAGGSFMELEGRPLCSLHFHTRQGMLCGGCQQPITGRCISALGSKYHPEHFTCSFCLHPLSQGRFTEHKGKPYCSPCFTKISA, from the exons ATGGACTTGGATGAACTGG ATTTGCTATTGGAGCAGTTGGCTGTGAATTCATCTTTTGCTGAAACGGCGCCACTGAATGCAAGCAGTTCCAGCCATGGAGAA ATTGCAGGAGCTGGTGTTGACATGGGGCCTCCCAGTGTGCTTGAAAAAAGCAGAAAACCCTGTGCTTCAAATGTGTACAG TTTCCTGCCATCCCCCGTGGTGGCAGCACCAAGCCATGCCTCCGCCGATAAAGAGCTGGATTCCATCTTGCAGGAACTGAACAGCCTCGGCCAAGGG GTTCTGTCTTCTCCGCATTCAAACCCTCCTCCGCTTTCGAAGAAGAAGTCCCTGAAGGGGGAAGTGACAAGTGGACGGCAGGAGAACAAGGCGGCCGCGTCCCCCGCAGCAGGTTCAGACAGGAAGGCCTCAACGTCCAATCAGAAAGTAGACGCCATTGATGACCTCCTGGGAGGGTTGAGCTCTGACCTGGAGAAAATTGGCGTCCGTACCGTCGCTAAGGGCAACTGCGCTTCATGTGGCAAGAGCATCCTGGGAAAG ATCATCCAAGCCCTGGGCGAGGTGTGGCACCCGGAgcactttgtgtgtatgtcatgCAACAAGGAGCTGGGCACCCAAGGGTTTTtcgagagagatggacaggccTACTGTGAGAAGGACTACCATCGTCTCTTTTCCCCTCGCTGTGGATACTGCAAGGGCCCAATCATGGAG AACATCCTGACAGCCCTAGACCAGAGTTGGCATCCTGAACACTTTTTCTGCACCCACTGTGGAAATCTGTTTGGGACGGAAG GCTTCCTGGAGAAGGACGGGAAGCCGTACTGTAACAGAGACTTCTACCTCCTCTTTGCTCCCAAGTGCTCCGGCTGCAGTGAGCCGGTGAAGGAGAACTACCTGAATGCAGCCAACGGCACCTGGCACCCAGAGTGCTTTGTCTGCGCT GACTGCCTGAAGCCCTTCGCCGGAGGCAGCTTCATGGAGCTGGAGGGACGTCCCCTCTGTTCGCTGCACTTCCACACCCGGCAGGGGATGCTGTGCGGGGGCTGCCAGCAGCCCATCACCGGCCGCTGCATCTCCGCCTTGGGGAGCAAGTACCACCCCGAGCACTTCACCTGCAGCTTCTGCCTGCATCCACTCAGCCAGGGACGCTTCACCGAGCACAAGGGAAAGCCTTACTGCTCGCCTTGTTTCACCAAGATCAGTGCGTGA